CCGGCACCGCGACGTAGAGCGGCACGCCGCGCTCGAGCAGCGACCGCGCCTGCACCGGCGAGGTGTGGGTGCGCAGCACCAGCCCGGCCTTGGCCGGCTCGACGAAGAAGGTGTCCTGCATCTGCCGGGCCGGGTGGTCCTTGTCGAAGTTCAGCGCGTCGAAGTTGAACCACTCGGCCTCGACCTGCGGCCCCTCGGCGATCTCCCACCCCATGCCGACCATCGCGTCCGCCATGCGCTCGGCGGTGACGGTCAGGACGTGACGACGGCCCAGCGGGCGGCGCCCGGGGGCGACGGTGAGATCCATGGCCTCCTCGACGAGGATGCGCTCGTCCCGCTCGGCCTCCAGCTCCTGCTGGCGCCGGGCGAGCGCCTGGTTGACCCTCCCCCGCGCCTGGCCGACGAGCTTGCCGGCCGCGGCCTTCTCCGGGCCCGGCAGCCCGCCGATGGCACGGTTGGCCAGCGCCAGCGGTGAACGGTCCCCGGCGTGGGCCAGCCGCGCCTCCTTGAGGCCGTCCAGGTCGGACGCCGCGGCGATGGCCTCCAGGGCCTGCGCGACGTGGCCCTCGACGCTCTCCGGGCTCAGCCCGGGCTCCGCCGACGCCGAGCCGCCCCCCTCGTGCGGCGACCCCTCCTGGTCGGTGCCTGCGGGCATACCGGCTGGACTGGTGTGACTGTTGGCTTCGGACACCTGCGCAAGTCTAGGTGCGCCCCGGGCGCCCCCACGACCGGGTTTCCCCGGCCGCCGCCGCGGAGGCGTGCAGGCAGACCGTCGCGGCCATCGCGAGGTTGAGCGACTCGGCCCGCTCGATGGGGATGGCCACGCCGGCGTCGCAGGCGGCGAGCACGTCGTCGGGCATCCCCCACGCCTCGTTGCCGAGGACCCACGCGTGCGGCCCGGCCAGGTCGGCGTCCGGCAACGCGACCTCCCCGCCGCCGTCGGCCGCGAGCAGCCGGATGCCACGCCCGCGGCACGCGTCCAGCAGCTCCCCCACCGGCGTCCCCACGCTGACCGGCAGGTGGAACAGCGCGCCCACGGTGGAGCGCACGACCTTGGGGTGGTGCACGTCGACCGAGGCGGCGCTCACGAGCACCGCCGCGGCCCCGAAGGCGCTCGCCCCCCGGAGCACGGTCCCCGCGTTGCCGGGGTCGCGCACGTGGGTGAGCACCACGGCGAAGCCGCCCGGCCCCACGGCGTCCAGCGCCTCGTCGAGCGGCACGTCGACGTGCTCGGCGACGGCCAGCACCCCCTGCGGCGAGCCGGTGTCCGCCATCGCCGCGAGCACCTCCTCGGTGCAGGTCCAGGTCGGCACGTCCTCGCGCCCCGCCGCGTCGAGGATCTCGGGATGCCGCTCCCCCGCCGCCGCGGTGACGTAGAGCGCGCGGGCGTGCCCGGCGGCATACCGCAGCAGCTCGCGCACGGCCTGGGGCCCCTCCACGAGGAACCGGCCCGACCGCGCGCGGGCAGCACGACGCCCCAGCGCCGAGACCTCACGGACCCGTTCGCTGCGAGCGTTGCTCAGCAGCGGACGGTCGGATGCGCTCATGCGCTGGGGCGTCGGTGCGTCGTGCGCCGGCTCAGGCCGCGGACTCGGCCGCGGTGCCGACGGCCGGCACGTTGGCGCGGGAGAGCTCGACGAGCGCGGCGAACGCGGCCTCGTCGTGGACGGCGAGCTCGGCCAGCATGCGGCGGTCGACCTCGACACCGGCGGCCTTGAGGCCCTGGATGAACCGGTTGTAGGTCATGCCGTGGGCGCGGGCGCCCGCGTTGATGCGCTGGATCCAGAGGCGACGGAAGTCACCCTTGCGGGCGCGCCGGTCGTTGTAGCTGTAGACCAGGCTGTGGGTGACCTGCTCCTTGGCCTTGCGGTAGAGCCGGCTGCGCTGCCCGCGGTAACCGCTGGCGCGCTCCAGGACGACCCGACGCTTCTTGTGGGCGTTGACCGCCCGCTTCACGCGTGCCACGTGAGTACTCCTTGACTAGTGCTTCAGGGGGTGGGTTCGAGGGTGAGGTGCCCGGTCAGAGACCGAGCATCTTCTTGACCTTGCGGACGTCGCTGGGCGCGACCTCCTTGTCGTTCACCAGCCGGCGCGCGGCCTGGCTGGAGCGCTCCTGGAACTTGTGCACGTGGCGCGCGCGCTGGTGCATGAGCTTGCCGGAACCCGTCACGCGGAACCGCTTCTTGGCGCCGCTGTGGGTCTTCATCTTCGGCATGAGCCGATCTCCTTCGTCGTCATCGTCTCGCCCGGGGTGCCGGGCGTGGTTCTGTGGGTAGGCCGGTGGTCGCGGGCCGAGCCGTGCGCTCGCGCCCGCAGACTCACGGGGTGTCGCCGGCCAGGGCCGCCCCGTCGTCCGCCGGACCGGCGGGCTGCTCGCCCTGGGCGCGCTCGGCGTCGCGCCGCTTCGCCTGCCGGACCTGGGCCTTCTTGGCGGTGGGACCGAGCACCATGACCATGTTGCGGCCGTCCTGCTTGGGGGCGCTCTCGACGTGACCCAGCTCGATCACGTCCTCGGCCAGCCGCTGCAGCAGCCGGAAGCCCAGCTCGGGCCGGGACTGCTCGCGGCCGCGGAACATGATGGTCACCTTGACCTTGTCGCCCGCCTTGAGGAAGCGCACGACATGGCCCTTCTTGGTGCCGTAGTCGTGGTCGTCGATCTTCGGGCGGAGCTTGATCTCCTTGATGACCGTGTTGACCTGGTTCTTGCGTGCTTCCCTGGCCTTCATGGCGGCTTCGTACTTGTACTTGCCGTAGTCCATGAGCTTGGCGACCGGAGGGCGCGCCATCGGGGCGACCTCGACCAGGTCGAGGTCGGCCTCGGCCGCCAGCCGCAGCGCGTCCTCGACGCGCACGATGCCGACCTGTTCCCCGTTGGGGCCCACCAACCGCACTTCCGGGACCCGGATGCGGTCGTTGATGCGAGGCTCGCTGATGTGCCTGCTCCTTCGTCGTCGTGTCGTGACGACCCCGGGCACCAGAAAGGCCTCCTGGCACCGGGTGCGCAAGAGGCCGACGGCGACGAGCCGCGCGACGGATCGCGAGGACGTCACACCCGCCCGGTGCGGACACCGTGCGGGACCGGGACCCGGCGACCTGCTGGTCGACGCGGGTGGAGGCGGGGCCTCTCTTGCACGTCGGGCGCGCGAACGCCCGACTGGTCACCTCCCAGGCTAGCAGACGCCGGCGGCCCGCCCCGAGCGTTGTCGGGACGGGCCGCCTGGCGGAAGGGCTGCTGACCTCGCGGTCAGCCCCTGCTCAGCACCCGATCTTGCGGAGGGCGAAGTCCTCCGTCACGATCCGGCCCCGCGGCACCCGCACGTCGTCGACCGTCGGACGGTACCCGTCCTTGGCGACGATCGTCTGGTACCGGCCGGTGATCACCCAGTAGGCGTACGACCCGTCGCCCTCGGTGATGAGGCTGTAGCCCGGGTCGTCACCCTTGGTGGGGGTGAGATCCACGACAGCACCTCCGAGGCCGACCCGTGAGGTGTCGCACTCGATGCCCTCGACGGTGCCCTGCATCTTGCCCCAGGTGCGCGGAGGGGTCACATGCATCGTCACGTCGATCGGGTCGAAGCGCTGCGGGGTGTCGGTACGGATGCCGATCCCGGCCGTGTAGGTGCCCGGCTGGGCGACGTCCGCATCGGTGGTGACGGTGACCCGCAGCCGCTCGCCCGGCTCGAGGGTGAACTCCATCGGGTCCACCGTGAGCCAGTCGACGTCGGCAGCCGCCGCACCGCAGTCGTCGAAGCCGGGCAGCTGCTCGGCGACGTCGACCGGGGTGAAGCCACCGCTGGACCCGCCGACCTTGGCGATGCCGCAGGCGGCACCTCCGCGGTAGACGGCGGCGCTGCTGGCCGGCATCTCGACCCACGTCCCGCTCGCGCCGTCGAAGGCGAAGCTGGCGTTGGTCACCGCCCCGCCCTGGACCCCGCCGTTGACCACGAGGTGGCCGTTGGCGGCTGCCGACTGGGCGGCCCAGACGTCGGACGGCGCGTCCGGCAGCTCGGTCCAGGTGTCGGCGTCCGGGTCGTAGGCGTAGCTGTCCGCGATCCCACCAGCTCCGGGGTTGCCCCCCGTGCAGACGACCTGACCGTCCACCGCGCCGCAGGAGGCGAAGGCCACCGCGACCGGGTAGTCGGCCAGCTCGGTCCAGCTGTCGGCCGCCACGTCGTAGGCCATGACCGCCGACGTCATCGGTGTGCACGAGCTCGTCGTGCACCCACCGACGGAGTAGACCGTCCCGTCCATGACGGCGGTGCCTGCAGCGGAGACCGCGGCAGGCGCCTCCGCCCCGGAGGACCAGGAGTCGGCGGCGGGGTCGTACAGATGGGTGTCCGTGGACACCCCTGCGCCGACCCATCCGCCAGAGACCACGATCTGCCCCTCGGCCGAGCCTGCGGTGACGGCCGAGGCCGCCTCCGGCAACGGGGCAACGGCGGTCCACGCCATGGCCGCCGGGTCGTAGCGGTTGACGTCCGCGAAGGCCTCGGACCCGGTCGTGCCACCGAGGGTGTACCACGTGCCGTCGAGGTTGACGACGCGGTTGTCCATGGCCACCCGCGGGTAGTTGCCCAGAGGCGTCCAGGGATCTGCGGCGACCCGCATCGGGTCCTTCGCTCCCTGGGAACCCATGCCCGACGCGCCTGCGGCCAGGGAGGTGTCGACGTCCAGCCGGACGACCTCACCCCCCTCATCCTCGGTGGCCGCCAGGCCCATGGTGTCGGTCGAGCCGTCGACCCTGAGGATCTCGAACTCTCCGGCCTGCTCGCTCAGCGTGACCTCCGCCGCGCCCGTACCGGTGTTGTCGAAGGTGAGGCGGTGCCGTCGTTCCGACCCGAGGGGCTGGTAGACCTCGATGCTGTCGGTGTCCACCGTGACGAAGCCAGAGCCGAGGGTGAAGTCGGCGCGCACCGCGTCCGCGCCCAGCACCGTGACGTCCTGCGTCTGCGAGGAGTATCCACGGGCGCTGGCCTCGAAGGGATGCGTGCCCGGGTTGCCGGAGAACAGCCAGTAGAAGCCGTCGTCGAGGTTGTCGTCGGCCGGCGTCTCCTGCGTGAGCGCAGTCTCCTCCGGCACGTCGAGGTTGGTCACGGTCGCGCCGTTGACCGCCTCGCCGCTCTCTCCGGCGTAGACGTTGCCCACGACGTAGCCGCCCTCGCCGGTCGGCGAGCAGGCGCGGTTGCCCAGGAAGACGTCGTCCACCTGCCACCACCAGTCGTACTCCGCCTGGTAGTAGTGGAAGGCCACCCGCACGTCGTCCTCTCCGGCCGCTTCGGGCAGCGAGACGACCTGCTCGTCAGGCCCGCGGACCGACAGGTCCTGGGCGAGGACCGTCGTCCAGGTCTCGCCGCCGTCCGTGCTCATCTCGACGTCGGCCATGTCGTCACCGAGCGCACGCCAGTCCTGCTTGAACCCGACCACCGGGTTGGACAGCTCGCTCATGTCCACGGAAGGGCTCACCAGGGAGGTGTCCTGGACGCCGCCCGAACCGTAGAAGTCGGAGTCGACGATGGCGAAGTTGCCCTCACCACCGGTGAGGTTGCCCTGTGCGCCCGGGTCGTCGAAGGCCCAGACCTCACCGGATCCGGCGTGGTCCACGACCTCCCATCCCTCGGGCAGGGCGGTGGCGTCGAAGCCCTCCGTCACGCCGTCGACGACGTAGGCGTAACCGGGCGCCGTGCAGGTGTCCGCGTCGACGGGCACCGAGACGTCCAGCGGCTCGCCGCCCGAGCTCGCCTCCACCGTGGAGGTGAGGTAACCGGGGTACTGGACCTGGACGGTGAGCTCGAAGGTCTCGCCCTCCGGCAGGTCGAGGGAGAACTCGCCGGTCTCGGGGTCGGTGTAGGTCGCCACCGGCGTGCCCTCGGCCGCGACCCGGGCATACAGCGGGAAGCCGTAGCCGGACCCGTCCGTGACCGTCCCAGTGACGACGCCGCTCGGCACCGGCTCGAGCGCGGCGTCGACGGTCGTCGTGCCGCCCGCGGTGACGGTGGCGTTCGCCGTCTCGGTGGCGTAGCCGAACCTGCTCATCGTCAGGTCGTAGTCACCCGCGGACAGCGTCGCCGAGTAGTCGCCCGCCTCATCGGTGAGCAGGCTGCGCTCGATGGGGCCCTCGACGAGCACCGAGGCGTCGGCGAGCGGGTCGCCGCTGCTGGCGTCGGTCACCGTGCCCTCCAGCGTCCCCGCGTCACCGATCGGCGCCGAGGTCACCAGCTCCAGGGCATCCAGACGGCCCTCACCGAAGACGTTGTTGTCCTCGGCGGTGCCGCCGCACTGGAGGTCCTCGGTGTTCACCGCCGAACCGTTGAGCAGGTCGCGCGTGCCGGCGACGTCCCCGACCAGGGCCGGCGCACCGGACCAGGCGAGAGCCACGGCCCCGGCGACGTGCGGGCTCGCCATCGAGGTGCCGCTGTAGACGGCGTACCCGTTGCCGGGGACCGAGGAGCGCACCGCGCTGCCAGGAGCCGAGATGTTGGGCTTGATCTCGCCGTCCTGGCCCGTCCCACGACCCGAGGTGCCCGAGATTGTGTGGCTGCTGTTGTAGTTGCCGACGCTGTATGCCACGATCCGGCTGCCCGGCGACCCCGAGCTCTCGCACGAGGGGCCGGAGTTGCCGTTGGCGAAGACGCCGAACTGCCCGCTGGCCGCCCACGCCTCGATGATGTCCTCCATGAACGGCGCGTTCGAGGGCGCCGTCGTGCCCCAGCTGTTGTTGATGATGTGGGGGCGCTTGGTCACGTCGGGGTTGTTGCCCTCGAGGTCGGTCGGCTCCAGCATCCACTCGCCCGAGGCGATGAGCGCCGCGTCGCTGGGGCAGCAGCCGTTGGCGGCGATCCAGGTCGCCCCGGGTGCCACGCCGACCTGGTTGTCGCCGCCGTCGTCCCCGACCATGGTGCCGGTGACGTGGGTGCCGTGCCCGTTGAGGTCCGCCGGCGCGTCCGGCGAGGTGCCGGCGGCGTCGAACCAGTTGTAGTCGTGGTCGAAGGTGCCGTCGCCGTTGTTGCCGCGGTAGGAGTTCACCAGGGCCGGGTGGTCGTACTGCGCACCCGAGTCGATGGTGGCGACGACGACGCCCTCGCCCCGGATGCCGAGGTCGTTCCACACCTCGGGAGCGTTGACGTCGTCGACCCCCCACTCGACGGCGGCCGGCGCCATCTGCGGCTCCTCCACCTTGAGGGGCGGCAGCTCGATCTCCATCGGGGCGTAGATGCCCTCGACGCCCTGCTCGGACGCCATCGACGTCACGAGGTCGAGGTCGGCGGCGTCGACCCGGATCGAGTTGGTCGCCCAGAAGCTGCGGTACTCCACCCCCGCCTCGTCCAGCTCCTGCCGCAGGTCGGCCTGGCTGTCGGCCGCGGATGCCTGCAACGCATCCGCGACCGCCTGGCCTCGCTTGTCCCAGTCGGTGATCGAGGCGAACTGCTGCAGGTCGGGCCGGTCGGCGAAGCGGACCCACACGTCCGAGCGCCCCTGGCTCTCCAGCGCGGTGTCGACCGCTGCCTCGATCTTCTCCTCCGGGCCGGCCGACAGCGGCTCGGCGGACGCCGGGAGCGTGGCCGCGCCCGGGACGAGCAGGGCGCCGGTGGCCAGGGTGGCCCACCAGCGCCGTCGGGATTCTGCATGCATCTACGTGCCCTACTTCCTTGAGCGGTACGTCGTCGACGCGGCAGGTCTGCCGCCGTCGTCCAGCAGTCCAGTCAGGGCCGCGCTCCGCGGCCTACCACCCTTCCCCACATCCACCCTCGGCGGCGGAGGAGGAACTCCCCCGGCTCCCCCTCGACACTAGGGAGGCCGTTTCGCGTGAGGCAACGAAGTTGACCATGTCCATACCGAACCTTTGCGCCCCGCTGACCGGGGACGGCGCGGACGTCCACCCAACTTGAGTCGTTCAAGTTTTCGTGATCGGGTGGGGGTATGCCGACCACGCCCCCCTCCGCCGACGTCCTCCGGGACGCCGGTCTGCGGGTGACGACGCCCCGGCTGGCGGTCCTGGGCACGCTGCAGCGGCACGCGCACCTGGAGGCGGCGGACGTGGTGCGGCTCACCCGGGCGCAGCACCGCGGCGTCTCCGTCCAGGGGGTCTACGACGTGCTGCGCGTCCTCACCTCCGCCCGCCTGGTCCGCCGGATCCAGCCGGCGCACGCCGTCGCGCGCTACGAGCTGGACCTGGGGGACAACCACCACCACGTCGTGTGCCGCACCTGCGACGTGCTCGTCGACGTGCCCTGCGGCGTCGGCGCGGCTCCCTGCCTCGACCCGGCGGGCGCGAGCGCCCTCGGGTTCGAGGTCGACCAGGCCGAGGTCATCTACTGGGGCGTGTGCCCCGGGTGCCGCGACCGCGCCACCAGCCAGACCACCGATGTCCCATCCACCCATCCCAAGGAGCAGGTATGACCTACCCCGGATATGTCAACGCCGAGCACTCCGGCCAGGGCCCCGAGCCCACCGGCGGCACGACGTCCAACGGCGCCCCGCACGACTCCGACCGCAACAGCCTCTCGGTCGGGCCCGACGGGCCGCTCATGCTGCACGACGTCAGCCTCGTCGAGGCGCTGGCGCACTTCGACCGCGAGAAGGTCCCGGAGCGGCTGCCGCACGCCAAGGGCTCCGGCGCCTTCGGCACGTTCGAGACCACGGAGGACGTCTCCGCCTACACCAAGGCCGGCATCTTCCAGCAGGGCGCCAGCAGCGAGGTGATCTCCCGGTTCTCCACCGTCGCCGGTGAGCAGGGCTCGCCCGACACCTGGCGCGACGTGCGCGGCTTCTCGGTGCGGCTCTACACCGACGAGGGCAACCTGGACATCGTCGGCAACAACACCCCCGTCTTCTTCGTCCGCGACCCGCTGAAGTTCCCGAACTTCATCCGGTCCCAGCGCCGCACCCCGGACAGCGGGCTGCGCGACCCCAACATGCAGTGGGACTTCTGGACCGCCAACCCCGAGTCCTCGCACCAGGTGAGCTACGTCATGGGCGACCGTGGGCTGCCGCGGACGTGGCGCGAGATGAACGGCTACTCCTCGCACACCTACATGTGGGTCAACGAGCAGGGTGAGCGCTTCTGGGTGAAGTACCACTGGCACAGCGACCAGGGTGTCCACAACATCAGCAACGAGGAGGCGGACCGGCTCGCCGGCTCCGACGCCGACTACCACCGGCGCGACCTCTTCGAGGCGATCGACCGCGGCGACCACCCCAGCTGGACCCTCTTCGTGCAGGTCATGCCCTACGACGAGGCGAAGACGTACCGCTACAACCCGTTCGACCTGACCAAGGTGTGGCCGCACGCGGACTACCCGCTTGTCAAGGTGGGCCGGATGACGCTGAACCGCAACCCGGAGAACTGGTTCGCCCAGATCGAGCAGGTGGCGTTCTCGCCGTCCAACCAGGTGGTCGGTACGGGCGTCTCCCCCGACAAGATGCTGCTCGCCCGGGTGTTCTCCTACCCGGACGCCCAGCGGCACCGCATCGGCGCCAACTTCACCCACCTGCCGGTGAACCAGCCCAAGGTGCAGGTCAACGCCTACCAGTTCGACGGGCCGATGGCCTACCTGCACTCGGGGAGCCAGCCCACCTACGTCACGAACTCCTACGGGCGCCCGTGGTCGGACCGGACCGGCCCGGTGGAGAACGGCTGGGAGGCCGACGGCGAGCTGGTCCGCCAGGCCTACGACCTGCGCCAGGACGACAGCGACACCGGGCAGGCCGCGCTGCTCGTGGGCGAGGTCTACGACGACGCCCAGCGCGAGCGGCTCGCCCAGACGGTCGGCGGCATGATGGGCGCCTGCGACCCGATGATCCGCGAGCGGGTCTACGAGTACTGGCGGAACATCCACCAGGGCGTGGGTGAGCGGATCGAGCAGATCGCCACCGAGGCCGAGGTCAGGGAGAGCGACGGCGGCACGCCGCAGGTCGAGTCCCTGGGCGAGTCCCGGGAGGACCTGGTCGGCAGCCACCGCTGAGGCCGGGCCACCGCTCGGGCAGGCGTCCTCGGACACCGCCGGGCGACCCGGACGCGGGAGCGCCCCACCGCCGCTGCACGCGGCCGGTGGGGCGCTCCCGCGTGATGGGGGCGCGCCGTCGCGGGAGAGGGCGGCCGGCGGCCGTGCGTCTCAGGCCGTGCCCAGCCGGAAGGCCACCGCGTCGATGCGCTCCCGTGCCCCGGTGTCCAGCGCGATCCCCCTGCTGATCCGACCCACGACGCCCTCCAGCTCCGCACGGGTGAGACCCGGCCGCAGGGAGAGCGCCACGACCAGCTCACCTGCCTCTCCCCCGAGGTCGTGGCCACCCACGGCCTCCT
This genomic window from Serinicoccus chungangensis contains:
- the pheS gene encoding phenylalanine--tRNA ligase subunit alpha; the encoded protein is MPAGTDQEGSPHEGGGSASAEPGLSPESVEGHVAQALEAIAAASDLDGLKEARLAHAGDRSPLALANRAIGGLPGPEKAAAGKLVGQARGRVNQALARRQQELEAERDERILVEEAMDLTVAPGRRPLGRRHVLTVTAERMADAMVGMGWEIAEGPQVEAEWFNFDALNFDKDHPARQMQDTFFVEPAKAGLVLRTHTSPVQARSLLERGVPLYVAVPGKTFRTDELDATHTPVFHQLEGLAIDEGLTMAHLKGTLDRLAEAMFGPGIVSRLRPAYFPFTEPSAEMDFRCFVCRGEPTATPCRTCGGTGWIEWGGCGMVHHNVLRACGVDPERYQGFAFGMGVERTAMFRHGIADMRELIEGDVRFNAQFGMEI
- a CDS encoding TrmH family RNA methyltransferase, translated to MSASDRPLLSNARSERVREVSALGRRAARARSGRFLVEGPQAVRELLRYAAGHARALYVTAAAGERHPEILDAAGREDVPTWTCTEEVLAAMADTGSPQGVLAVAEHVDVPLDEALDAVGPGGFAVVLTHVRDPGNAGTVLRGASAFGAAAVLVSAASVDVHHPKVVRSTVGALFHLPVSVGTPVGELLDACRGRGIRLLAADGGGEVALPDADLAGPHAWVLGNEAWGMPDDVLAACDAGVAIPIERAESLNLAMAATVCLHASAAAAGETRSWGRPGRT
- the rplT gene encoding 50S ribosomal protein L20, translated to MARVKRAVNAHKKRRVVLERASGYRGQRSRLYRKAKEQVTHSLVYSYNDRRARKGDFRRLWIQRINAGARAHGMTYNRFIQGLKAAGVEVDRRMLAELAVHDEAAFAALVELSRANVPAVGTAAESAA
- the rpmI gene encoding 50S ribosomal protein L35; the encoded protein is MPKMKTHSGAKKRFRVTGSGKLMHQRARHVHKFQERSSQAARRLVNDKEVAPSDVRKVKKMLGL
- the infC gene encoding translation initiation factor IF-3, whose product is MSEPRINDRIRVPEVRLVGPNGEQVGIVRVEDALRLAAEADLDLVEVAPMARPPVAKLMDYGKYKYEAAMKAREARKNQVNTVIKEIKLRPKIDDHDYGTKKGHVVRFLKAGDKVKVTIMFRGREQSRPELGFRLLQRLAEDVIELGHVESAPKQDGRNMVMVLGPTAKKAQVRQAKRRDAERAQGEQPAGPADDGAALAGDTP
- a CDS encoding S8 family serine peptidase encodes the protein MHAESRRRWWATLATGALLVPGAATLPASAEPLSAGPEEKIEAAVDTALESQGRSDVWVRFADRPDLQQFASITDWDKRGQAVADALQASAADSQADLRQELDEAGVEYRSFWATNSIRVDAADLDLVTSMASEQGVEGIYAPMEIELPPLKVEEPQMAPAAVEWGVDDVNAPEVWNDLGIRGEGVVVATIDSGAQYDHPALVNSYRGNNGDGTFDHDYNWFDAAGTSPDAPADLNGHGTHVTGTMVGDDGGDNQVGVAPGATWIAANGCCPSDAALIASGEWMLEPTDLEGNNPDVTKRPHIINNSWGTTAPSNAPFMEDIIEAWAASGQFGVFANGNSGPSCESSGSPGSRIVAYSVGNYNSSHTISGTSGRGTGQDGEIKPNISAPGSAVRSSVPGNGYAVYSGTSMASPHVAGAVALAWSGAPALVGDVAGTRDLLNGSAVNTEDLQCGGTAEDNNVFGEGRLDALELVTSAPIGDAGTLEGTVTDASSGDPLADASVLVEGPIERSLLTDEAGDYSATLSAGDYDLTMSRFGYATETANATVTAGGTTTVDAALEPVPSGVVTGTVTDGSGYGFPLYARVAAEGTPVATYTDPETGEFSLDLPEGETFELTVQVQYPGYLTSTVEASSGGEPLDVSVPVDADTCTAPGYAYVVDGVTEGFDATALPEGWEVVDHAGSGEVWAFDDPGAQGNLTGGEGNFAIVDSDFYGSGGVQDTSLVSPSVDMSELSNPVVGFKQDWRALGDDMADVEMSTDGGETWTTVLAQDLSVRGPDEQVVSLPEAAGEDDVRVAFHYYQAEYDWWWQVDDVFLGNRACSPTGEGGYVVGNVYAGESGEAVNGATVTNLDVPEETALTQETPADDNLDDGFYWLFSGNPGTHPFEASARGYSSQTQDVTVLGADAVRADFTLGSGFVTVDTDSIEVYQPLGSERRHRLTFDNTGTGAAEVTLSEQAGEFEILRVDGSTDTMGLAATEDEGGEVVRLDVDTSLAAGASGMGSQGAKDPMRVAADPWTPLGNYPRVAMDNRVVNLDGTWYTLGGTTGSEAFADVNRYDPAAMAWTAVAPLPEAASAVTAGSAEGQIVVSGGWVGAGVSTDTHLYDPAADSWSSGAEAPAAVSAAGTAVMDGTVYSVGGCTTSSCTPMTSAVMAYDVAADSWTELADYPVAVAFASCGAVDGQVVCTGGNPGAGGIADSYAYDPDADTWTELPDAPSDVWAAQSAAANGHLVVNGGVQGGAVTNASFAFDGASGTWVEMPASSAAVYRGGAACGIAKVGGSSGGFTPVDVAEQLPGFDDCGAAAADVDWLTVDPMEFTLEPGERLRVTVTTDADVAQPGTYTAGIGIRTDTPQRFDPIDVTMHVTPPRTWGKMQGTVEGIECDTSRVGLGGAVVDLTPTKGDDPGYSLITEGDGSYAYWVITGRYQTIVAKDGYRPTVDDVRVPRGRIVTEDFALRKIGC
- a CDS encoding Fur family transcriptional regulator; translated protein: MPTTPPSADVLRDAGLRVTTPRLAVLGTLQRHAHLEAADVVRLTRAQHRGVSVQGVYDVLRVLTSARLVRRIQPAHAVARYELDLGDNHHHVVCRTCDVLVDVPCGVGAAPCLDPAGASALGFEVDQAEVIYWGVCPGCRDRATSQTTDVPSTHPKEQV
- a CDS encoding catalase — encoded protein: MTYPGYVNAEHSGQGPEPTGGTTSNGAPHDSDRNSLSVGPDGPLMLHDVSLVEALAHFDREKVPERLPHAKGSGAFGTFETTEDVSAYTKAGIFQQGASSEVISRFSTVAGEQGSPDTWRDVRGFSVRLYTDEGNLDIVGNNTPVFFVRDPLKFPNFIRSQRRTPDSGLRDPNMQWDFWTANPESSHQVSYVMGDRGLPRTWREMNGYSSHTYMWVNEQGERFWVKYHWHSDQGVHNISNEEADRLAGSDADYHRRDLFEAIDRGDHPSWTLFVQVMPYDEAKTYRYNPFDLTKVWPHADYPLVKVGRMTLNRNPENWFAQIEQVAFSPSNQVVGTGVSPDKMLLARVFSYPDAQRHRIGANFTHLPVNQPKVQVNAYQFDGPMAYLHSGSQPTYVTNSYGRPWSDRTGPVENGWEADGELVRQAYDLRQDDSDTGQAALLVGEVYDDAQRERLAQTVGGMMGACDPMIRERVYEYWRNIHQGVGERIEQIATEAEVRESDGGTPQVESLGESREDLVGSHR